A genomic window from Candidatus Poribacteria bacterium includes:
- a CDS encoding ATPase — MARIEGIRIRNFRSLKDVTLGKLWNTQGVEPLTPITAVIGKNGVGKSALFDVFGFLADCLKVGVEEACDARGRGGFERIRTQGQTGPIGFEIYYREETISRRIAYDRIQGESGSTVVDVNLSEKPSSRPITYELSIDLDPSGRPYVKKERFRQRRARQSHGRPYSFLILDEGTGVVWKGLYAGAKLGDEDDSSAPWFLVQGKGAEGGGFEESAESETVELEDVRKLGIATLGALRQHPRIASFRRFIEDWYLSYFVPDAARGLPLSGPQKRLNAHGDNLANVVQYMEREHKDR, encoded by the coding sequence ATGGCGAGGATCGAGGGCATCCGAATCCGGAACTTCCGGTCACTGAAAGACGTGACCCTGGGCAAGCTCTGGAACACGCAGGGAGTCGAACCGCTGACGCCGATCACGGCGGTCATCGGCAAGAACGGCGTCGGCAAGAGCGCGCTGTTCGACGTGTTCGGCTTTCTCGCGGACTGCCTGAAGGTGGGCGTCGAGGAAGCATGCGATGCGCGGGGTCGCGGCGGCTTCGAGCGCATCCGGACGCAGGGGCAGACGGGCCCTATCGGGTTCGAGATTTACTACAGGGAAGAAACGATATCCCGTCGGATTGCCTACGATAGGATACAGGGCGAGAGCGGTTCGACTGTGGTTGACGTGAACCTCAGCGAAAAGCCGAGCTCCCGTCCGATCACCTACGAACTGTCCATTGATCTTGATCCATCCGGTCGGCCCTACGTGAAAAAGGAACGATTCCGACAACGGAGGGCAAGACAATCCCACGGACGACCGTATTCGTTTCTGATTCTAGATGAAGGTACGGGAGTCGTTTGGAAGGGCCTTTACGCAGGTGCGAAATTGGGCGACGAAGACGATTCATCAGCGCCATGGTTTCTGGTTCAAGGTAAAGGCGCTGAGGGGGGCGGTTTCGAGGAAAGCGCCGAGTCGGAAACAGTCGAACTCGAAGACGTTCGGAAACTCGGTATTGCCACCCTCGGAGCGCTCAGACAACACCCGCGCATCGCGTCTTTCCGCCGGTTCATCGAAGACTGGTACCTGAGCTACTTCGTTCCCGACGCGGCGCGGGGCCTCCCGCTTTCGGGGCCGCAGAAACGGCTGAACGCACATGGGGACAACCTGGCGAACGTCGTCCAATACATGGAGCGAGAACACAAGGATCG